Proteins encoded in a region of the Candidatus Binatia bacterium genome:
- a CDS encoding TonB family protein has translation MEGGPDRRRSPILTDRRLDRSLYRAIAASVAVHLVLLLALFFSGELSLRPESPQTYAAGLAGGLPAGWEAKLPDLGGAVPQVDPAPPPEPKRVAKSEPRKPPPKVPAKPDRAPEKPTEPADVILPAPATATPDATPSPSPRATATPTPSPVATVRPTPDSTAVPTASPAPTVSPSPKPKLKPTVAPTAKAKPKPTAKPAAPKAKPKKDEAPKATAKPAKKDTDGAGDEPDAKKRVEAAPPAPDDPAPSAEVAEGSPDQERDARIAEAMARVRARVGTGSGSTSPGAASGASSDGGAGGVRGGGGQGGGGFGTGTGGGGTLRGADFLLYYNEMITRIRDAWVWVGGSPNLEVEIGFRVTMVGDIIDIRVVRSSGDRSYDQSVLRALRTVRNLGPPPQRHRETFSDVQLTFRPADLERSP, from the coding sequence ATGGAGGGCGGCCCAGATCGGAGACGGTCGCCGATCCTGACCGATCGGAGGCTCGATCGGAGTCTCTACCGTGCGATCGCCGCTTCGGTCGCCGTTCACCTCGTTCTGCTGTTGGCGCTTTTCTTCTCGGGGGAGTTGAGCCTCAGACCGGAGAGCCCCCAGACGTACGCCGCCGGCTTGGCGGGAGGGCTTCCGGCCGGCTGGGAAGCCAAGCTTCCCGACCTCGGCGGGGCGGTGCCGCAGGTCGATCCGGCGCCTCCGCCCGAGCCGAAGCGGGTGGCCAAGTCCGAACCGCGCAAGCCGCCGCCGAAGGTGCCGGCAAAGCCTGATCGTGCGCCGGAGAAGCCGACGGAGCCGGCGGACGTGATTCTTCCGGCACCGGCGACCGCCACACCGGATGCGACGCCGTCGCCCAGTCCGCGGGCAACCGCGACTCCGACGCCGTCTCCCGTGGCGACGGTCCGACCGACCCCAGATTCGACCGCGGTGCCGACTGCGTCACCAGCTCCGACCGTGTCGCCGTCACCGAAACCCAAGCTGAAGCCGACGGTGGCACCAACCGCGAAAGCGAAGCCCAAGCCGACGGCGAAGCCCGCCGCGCCAAAAGCGAAACCGAAAAAAGACGAAGCCCCCAAGGCGACCGCGAAACCCGCGAAGAAGGATACGGATGGTGCCGGGGACGAGCCGGACGCAAAGAAGAGGGTCGAGGCCGCGCCGCCGGCGCCGGACGATCCCGCACCGTCCGCCGAGGTGGCCGAGGGTTCACCCGACCAGGAACGCGACGCCCGTATCGCCGAAGCGATGGCGCGGGTTCGTGCGCGCGTCGGTACCGGGTCGGGCTCGACGTCCCCGGGCGCCGCGTCGGGGGCGAGCAGCGATGGTGGCGCGGGTGGTGTCCGCGGCGGAGGCGGCCAGGGCGGCGGCGGTTTCGGAACGGGAACCGGTGGCGGCGGAACGCTGCGCGGTGCCGACTTCCTGCTGTACTACAACGAGATGATCACCCGGATCCGTGATGCGTGGGTGTGGGTCGGCGGGTCCCCGAACCTGGAGGTTGAGATCGGCTTCCGGGTGACAATGGTCGGCGACATCATCGACATACGGGTCGTGCGTTCGTCGGGAGACCGCTCCTATGACCAGTCCGTCCTGCGCGCTCTGCGTACGGTCCGGAACCTGGGCCCGCCGCCGCAACGCCACCGGGAGACGTTCTCGGACGTCCAACTCACCTTCCGGCCGGCCGATCTGGAGCGTTCCCCGTGA
- the tolB gene encoding Tol-Pal system beta propeller repeat protein TolB — protein MRRGVVLVWGLVAALAWAQPVAAQVRGLVSGPGQTAFPVVVSPLAGGGTDGAPFTKTLSRDLEISGLFRVLAARASATPDASGQVDYTRWASTGARFLVAGRLQAAGAGFALEVRLYDVIERRVLGGKRYDTPLADLPRMANRFADEILRLVTGTRGPFDSELAFVSTRGGRFKEIWVMRFDGGDLRQLTRNETINLSPSWAPNGRSLLYTSYRDGRPRLYQVDTRTQRRRRVLGGPGLVVGGRYSPNGRQIAVSREEARGNTEIVIVDNDGKTVEVVTRNEGIDVSPTWSPDGARLAFCSSRAGSPQIYVVDSSGGALRRVTRQGNYNTSPSWSPTGERIAYTGRVPGGSFQIFVVDLATGGVRQVTSGPGDNTSASWSPDGRYLVFSSTRAGGEELFVSDWRGRQQYRLNTGPGGDTSPAWSPWLN, from the coding sequence ATGAGGCGCGGGGTGGTGTTGGTCTGGGGCTTGGTTGCGGCGCTCGCTTGGGCCCAGCCGGTGGCGGCGCAGGTGCGAGGCCTCGTTTCGGGGCCCGGACAGACGGCATTCCCGGTCGTCGTGTCCCCGCTGGCGGGTGGAGGCACCGATGGCGCTCCCTTCACGAAAACGCTCTCGCGGGATCTGGAGATCTCCGGGCTGTTCCGTGTGCTTGCGGCCCGGGCATCGGCCACGCCGGATGCGAGCGGGCAGGTCGACTACACCCGGTGGGCGTCCACCGGGGCGCGATTCCTCGTTGCGGGACGCCTCCAGGCCGCAGGGGCCGGGTTTGCGCTCGAGGTGCGCCTCTACGACGTCATCGAGCGCCGCGTCCTCGGCGGGAAGCGCTACGACACGCCTCTCGCCGATCTTCCGCGCATGGCGAACCGCTTCGCGGACGAGATTCTGAGGCTCGTGACCGGAACCCGCGGGCCGTTCGACAGCGAGCTCGCTTTCGTGTCCACGCGGGGAGGGCGCTTCAAGGAAATCTGGGTCATGCGCTTCGACGGTGGAGACCTCCGCCAGCTGACCCGCAACGAGACGATCAACCTGTCGCCGAGCTGGGCGCCCAACGGCCGGTCGCTGCTCTATACATCGTACCGCGACGGGCGCCCGCGCCTGTATCAAGTCGATACGCGCACCCAGCGTCGCCGGCGGGTTCTGGGCGGACCCGGGCTCGTCGTCGGTGGGCGTTATTCTCCGAACGGCCGGCAGATCGCGGTTTCTCGTGAGGAAGCGCGCGGGAACACCGAAATTGTGATCGTCGACAATGATGGGAAGACGGTAGAAGTCGTCACGCGCAACGAGGGGATCGACGTCAGTCCGACGTGGTCGCCCGACGGTGCCCGGCTGGCGTTCTGTTCGTCGCGGGCCGGAAGCCCGCAGATCTACGTGGTCGATTCGAGCGGTGGGGCGCTACGTCGGGTAACGCGCCAGGGGAATTACAACACGTCGCCGTCCTGGTCGCCGACCGGCGAACGCATCGCGTACACTGGTCGCGTCCCCGGCGGGTCGTTCCAGATCTTCGTGGTCGATCTGGCCACGGGGGGTGTTCGGCAGGTGACGAGCGGCCCCGGAGACAACACGAGCGCGAGCTGGTCGCCCGACGGTCGCTATCTCGTTTTCAGCTCGACGCGCGCGGGGGGCGAGGAGCTGTTCGTCTCCGATTGGCGTGGGCGACAGCAGTATCGATTGAACACAGGGCCTGGCGGTGATACCAGTCCAGCTTGGTCGCCGTGGCTCAATTGA
- the tolR gene encoding protein TolR gives MAFDKPGSGGSMNQINVTPLVDVMLVLLVIFMVTAPILQQGVAVDLPRAELGPLDSNEIPLVVSLTREGDLYLNEQKLTRAQLVTQLGGVADESADESVYVRADESLPYGEVISVMAAIREAGIRNVGMVTQLPSEAG, from the coding sequence ATGGCCTTCGATAAGCCCGGCTCCGGTGGGTCGATGAATCAGATCAACGTCACGCCGCTCGTCGACGTGATGCTGGTCTTGCTCGTCATCTTCATGGTGACGGCGCCGATCCTGCAGCAGGGGGTAGCGGTCGATCTGCCGCGTGCGGAACTTGGTCCGCTCGATAGCAACGAGATCCCACTCGTCGTCTCGCTCACGCGTGAGGGCGATCTGTACTTGAACGAACAGAAGCTCACTCGCGCGCAGTTGGTGACGCAGCTCGGCGGTGTCGCCGACGAAAGCGCCGACGAGTCCGTCTACGTGCGCGCCGACGAGAGTCTCCCGTACGGCGAAGTCATCTCGGTGATGGCGGCGATTCGCGAGGCGGGCATCCGCAACGTGGGGATGGTCACGCAGCTGCCTTCTGAGGCAGGCTAG